The genomic stretch GGTTGGGAcagctcttcttcctcctctcctccctcctcttcctcatcgtCGGAGTACACGTTTTCGGTGCTGAACGAGCCCTCGTGGAGCATAGAGGAGCCCTTGTACTCCTGGATGGACTCGTGAAGGGACCAGAGTTGACAAAGGAGGGACATGTCCAGCTGACGCAGACCCACCTgtggacaagagagagagaaatcaccaaataaataaataaataatggtcTTGGGGCACAATTATATGgtcaattaaaatgttattacagggtgtccataaagtctcttcacaataaaaaaatacaaaagcaattGATAAGTTatattaatcagacttgttcaaTTGTACTCATTGGTTtccttagttttttttttacctcatttaatacacctttATCATTTGGCTTGATTGTTTGTAGGAGTTGCACTTTGTCAGCGTACAATCCCAAGTTCTTGCGTAGGACCTTGTGCGCTGTCGAACGTGATACCTCTCAATGTCTGGCAGCATTGCGAATTAAAAGTTTTCTCTTACATGATCGATGTTTTCCTCAGATGTTCTCAGTCGCCCACTTCTCTTTCTATCtaacactgtccctgtctccatAAATTTCTTGTGCGATTCACAAATTGACGCACGTGATGGTGGATCTCTTCTTTGTTCTGTAGTTTCGTTGATTCTGCCTCAATCAACCATGATACACATTGTGCCTTCTCTCGAGGTGTAGCCTTTTCTTAGGGGTTCATTCAAAAGCATGCCTCTTGAATCAACAGGAtgcctgacatacaaaaccgcaatgtgattaaaaacttttacaaCCACcaagtacaatagaacaaatctaattaatatactGTAgtttatcaattgcctttgtaataaaataaaataaaatgtctagaggctttatggacaccctgtgaATTAGTAAATTAGTATATTACTTAACCTAAACAGTAATTATCGTCATCTTCTTGTGTTGAGAGTTTGCACTTCACTGttattggttaaatccacctgtcactcacactGAGGAGAACATTGACCAGCAAATGGAGTGGGTGGGGTAAAGTACAGTCATGTATTTGAACACAGAGAAGCATCAAACAGGAAAATACTCTGAGTCAATGAAATCCCCACATTTGTACATCCATTTGTACTTTCCATGTGTTTTGTAaatcgaaataaataaatgaaagtaacAGGTGGAGTACAACAAAGTATAATGCAAACAAGACAGATTTTAGTCTATAGAACTTTCTCTTACAGACAATAATCGAGTGACTTCCTTATAGAGGGACTTTCAGTGATATCTTGCAAGTAAGCTTTGACCTAAATACTCCAGGGGTGACCTACTTTTAACACTATGATTTGGGCGTAGAGTCATTCATAAAAAAGTACTTGTAGACAGTAGAAAACACGTCTAAATAAACACACTGCCAAACTTAAGTCCAGTCAGATTTCAGAATACCTCTATAGTCATAACCTACTGTAGTGTAAACAGACTTATATTCGTGCGTAAAAGTACCATTTCTTTCCGGAGCAGAGCCAGCGCTGCGTCCagccctcctctcttccccggCGGCTGTCGCGCTGCGTCGGTGCCGCTCCGGGACATGTCGGCTTGGATACGGGCCCTCTTGGCGTGTACCCGCTCCATGTCCCTCCACGAGCCGCCGCTGGAGTTCAGGATCCCGCTGAGGCCTTTGGGCAGAGGCGGCAGACCCTCCAGCGACAGCACACCGCCCGCCGTGGGACAGTTCCCGTTCATCCCGAGGAGCTGCGGCGCTTTGTGGCGACTGCACGAGTTTACTGCATACAGACGAATGCTTTTATAGTTTTGTCAGTGAATGCAcatcatgttttcttttatatgaGTCTTCCTGGCTTTGTTTTGCTTCCTTTCCTCTTCCTTTGTGTCTGACTTTCTTAGCTCCGCCCGTCACTGAACGCACCACGCCCCTGTACAGTGGAAGAGGGACCATATGGAAAACATAAAGAGGATGTGTCTGGTTACTTTGGAAACGTTTCAGCCCCACGTTGTTATAATGCAAGTACTATAAGAGCTCTCGAACATCATCACATCAATCATTTACAATAACCTTCTGAGGTTTATGGCATGAAAACCTTATCGACCTGAAGAACCAATAAAAACAGTGAGAACATGTGAGCTGGAGCATTTATAAAAGGTGAACATCTAATTCATTCAGCGATATccttgtgcaaagaaaatgtttatagtttatttacaatacaaatcaaaatgGAGTCTTGAGAAAACAGGCTGACAAAGTGGAGGAATGCAGGAACAACTGTTGAAATGCTATAGGTAACGCTTATAAAGACCAATAAGACATAacatttaactttaatttattaattgCTGTTTGCTTGATCAAGGCAATATCCTTACGTCAGTTTTATTGAGtacttgtaataaaaatgtacaatgtaTAGGTCCAACAGTtgtaacatgtttttcaagaagtgagaacaaaaaaaaattaaggtaTCATTACAATATCAGATTTTCAGAAGTGCAATTTTACTTTAGGAAGTTTGAACGTGAATCCCATTTAAATCCCTTCACAAGTGCTCACTATTCAATTGCAATATTCGAGGGCCTGTTGatattaatcatattttttacacattatGTTGTTTTGATACTTGTTTTACAGTCACATGAGCAAATCAATCCGGGTAATATATTACTCTATATATGTTGTGAAAGAGAGTAAGGCTTTACCCACAACTGTTGAATCCAAGTATCAATCGAGCTTCAAGACTAAATTACAAGTCCTAAACTCctgcaaatgtgtttatttgtattagattctaataataattgtaattcaATTAGTACACTTTGGGGCAGTCATAGTGCAGCTGTTTTATAGTAAATGTCAAGCAAACCGCACTTGGCATATACTTAATAATTTTCATATTCGGCCATTCCCAACGCATCTAAATCAGTCCACAAAGCCGTCACTATTTGAATGACAGTGACAAATAGAAAGAGCATTTTACTTTCAGTCCATAGTGGTCACTGGCTGAGCTCTCGAAGTGTGCGCAGCGAGTTTGCACAGCTGGAGATGAGGCTGCAAAGCTGGATACTGGTCTCGAGGGAAGCCGAAGTCTGGAGCTGATTGGTGGCCCAACGCAATTTAGTAAGAACAGCCTCCTCCGCGTCCTGCAGCACGGGTCGCAGGACTGTGTTCTGTGGGATGACTACTGGGCGGGTGGGAGCCAGGACAGGAGCTGAAGGAGGCGTGGAGAGATTGGGCACAGATGGAACAGGGGCAGGAGGCAAGACAGCTCTCCCCCCAGCAGCGGCCCCCTCACAGTGCTCCGGACGCGGCTGAGGGACTGAAGAGGCACTGTTAGCCTCAGGTGTTTGGGGCGGTGCAGGGGATTGAGACGCTAACTGCCGCTCTCTCACCTGGGACAGTGCTGCCTGAGCATTAAGAgctgaaaacaaagaaaagatgcAGAAGTGGGTAAAATGAGAGTATGCAGCTTGATATTAATATAAACAGAGTAAGTGTATTCTCACCAGGATTATCCTTGTCAATGTCAGAGTCCAGCTCCTGACAAGAAACACAGTAGTTCTTCTGTTGCCTGTCCTGCAGAAGTATAGTCTAAAATAGAGCAGATGCATGTTAACATTAAACATGTTAACAAATTTTGTGAAATGATGGCATGACAATAGTTCAAACCTTTATTTTTGAAAAGCCTGCATACAAGACAAGAGCTACAACTGCAAAATGCCTGGCAAATATTATGATTTCAATGAGATTTGTATAAATGTGGAAGAAGACTTAACTATGAActgcattttagaacatgtcTGTAGTGGTTTATACAACACAATAAGCAGTTTTTGTTgaagttttgttatttatagaGGGAACTGATTGCGATGaattgtgtgtaaattgtaCAGTTTTCTATACAACCACTTAGGGGCATAATAACTGtggaaaacatttatttttcgcCCAGTCTCCTGTCACTTACCCCACATGCGTCGCAGCAGTCCCCCAGCATTTTGTACCCTTTAAGCAGGTAGCCTCCCATCAGTTTGCTGATTTtatcctgtctctctctgcgcGCCTGGATCACCTTCATGTCCGCTTCAGACGGAGGCTCCCACTCAAAGTCATCATCTgtacaattattaaaatatactgTCA from Periophthalmus magnuspinnatus isolate fPerMag1 chromosome 14, fPerMag1.2.pri, whole genome shotgun sequence encodes the following:
- the fam89b gene encoding protein FAM89A — its product is MNGNCPTAGGVLSLEGLPPLPKGLSGILNSSGGSWRDMERVHAKRARIQADMSRSGTDAARQPPGKRGGLDAALALLRKEMVGLRQLDMSLLCQLWSLHESIQEYKGSSMLHEGSFSTENVYSDDEEEEGGEEEEELSQPPRTTTPLSLPPLSHNSRDQWIKDSFKIP
- the znrd2 gene encoding protein ZNRD2 produces the protein MALNGDDDFEWEPPSEADMKVIQARRERQDKISKLMGGYLLKGYKMLGDCCDACGTILLQDRQQKNYCVSCQELDSDIDKDNPALNAQAALSQVRERQLASQSPAPPQTPEANSASSVPQPRPEHCEGAAAGGRAVLPPAPVPSVPNLSTPPSAPVLAPTRPVVIPQNTVLRPVLQDAEEAVLTKLRWATNQLQTSASLETSIQLCSLISSCANSLRTLRELSQ